The Sebastes umbrosus isolate fSebUmb1 chromosome 4, fSebUmb1.pri, whole genome shotgun sequence genome has a window encoding:
- the LOC119486706 gene encoding anoctamin-1-like isoform X4, translating to MTEEAEVGVDLSPTSESEQQAPHFLQDVIFHGKFKLLKALTPEENTQCQHGLYFQDGQRRVDYVLTYPLKKPSGGRSGRQSSHLLTENAVARSLRRGPRSRDEHHRHHQAQRAKDSSSMPSSPVGDVELGCPGETSNGQEDHKMFRREEFEGKLRDMGLELEKDEETKISGVGFVKIHAPWNILCREAELMKLKMPTKKVYEVKQLSGVMEKINSLISKVVEPLHPHVEESQPKNIKHLSHTFSREKQHLFDLSDKDYFFDSRTRSSIVFEILKRTKCKAKYSMGITSLLGSGVYTAAYPLHDGDINEESAVPNDRKLLYEEWANYSVFYKYQPIGLVRKYFGEKIGLYFAWLGLYTQMLIPASLVGVIVFLYGCATVDDNIPSMEICHPRNNITMCPLCDRVCSYWKLSTACATARASHLFDNPATVFFSIFMALWAAMFMEHWKRRQMRLNYEWDLTGFEDEEEALKDHPRAEYEFRVMQKSLSKDQKSQHKIEKLTCRDRFPAYMTNIVMMLLMIGVTFAIVFGVILYRISTKAALHMSSNPVTRSHVQLTVKTTAAIINLVVILILDEVYGAVARWLTVLEVPKTDKSFEERLIFKTFILKFVNAFTPIIYIAFFRGRLVGRPGSYLYVFESYRMEECAHGGCLMELCIQLSITMVGKQLIQNNLFEIGVPKLKKLIRYIKSKQGAFQEEERKKKLQRYETDHFLEPFAGLTPEYMEMSIRTIENPLGPPLHMRSRRNSGQCWLSVWHLSLFSRMS from the exons ATGACAGAGGAGGCAGAAGTGGGAGTCGACCTCTCTCCAACCTCCGAGTCTGAGCAACAGGCTCCACATTTTCTACAAGATGTCATCTTCCACGGCAAGTTTAAG CTGCTGAAGGCTCTAACTCCAGAGGAAAATACCCAGTGCCAACATGGACTCTACTTCCAAGACGGTCAGCGGCGAGTAGACTACGTCCTCACCTACCCTTTGAAGAAGCCGTCCGGGGGCCGCTCCGGACGACAGTCGTCGCACCTTCTCACTGAAAATGCTGTCGCCCGCAGCCTACGCCGTGGCCCCCGTAGTCGCGACGAACATCACCGACATCACCAAGCACAAAGGGCGAAAGACTCGTCATCCATGCCATCGTCACCGGTGGGCGACGTGGAGCTGGGCTGTCCGGGAGAGACCTCCAATGGTCAAGAGGATCACAAGATGTTCAGGAGGGAGGAGTTTGAGGGAAAACTGAGAGACATGGGGCTGGAGCTGGAGAAAGATGAGGAG ACCAAGATTTCAGGAGTGGGATTTGTGAAGATTCATGCTCCCTGGAATATTCTCTGTCGAGAGGCCGAGTTAATGAAGCTAAAGATGCCCACCAAGAAG GTGTATGAAGTCAAACAGTTGAGTGGTGTTATGGAGAAGATCAACTCCCTGATCAGTAAAGTTGTGGAACCTCTCCACCCTCATGTTGAGGAAAGTCAACCCAAGAACatcaaacacctgtcacacactttctccAGGGAGAAACAACACCT gTTTGACCTCTCAGACAAAGATTACTTCTTTGACAGCAGAACAAGGAGTTCAATA gtttttgaaatactaaaaagaacaaaatgcaAGGCCAAGTACAGCATGG GTatcaccagtctcctgggtagTGGTGTCTATACAGCAGCTTACCCTCTTCATGAT GGAGATATTAATGAAGAGAGCGCAGTGCCCAATGACAGAAAG CTTTTGTATGAAGAGTGGGCAAACTACAGTGTCTTCTACAAGTACCAGCCCATCGGACTTGTACG gAAGTATTTTGGGGAGAAGATTGGTCTGTACTTTGCTTGGTTGGGTCTGTATACCCAGATGCTGATTCCTGCCTCTCTAGTCGGGGTCATTGTGTTTCTGTATGGATGTGCAACAGTCGATGATAACATACCAAg CATGGAGATCTGCCACCCACGGAACAACATCAccatgtgtcctctgtgtgaCAGAGTGTGCAGCTACTGGAAACTTAGTACTGCCTGTGCAACGGCCCGGGCCAGTCACCTGTTTGACAACCCTGCCACCGTTTTCTTCTCTATATTCATGGCTTTGTGGG CTGCCATGTTCATGGAGCATTGGAAGAGGAGGCAGATGAGACTGAACTATGAATGGGACCTGACTGGGTTTGAAGATGAGGAG GAAGCTCTCAAG GACCACCCAAGGGCCGAATATGAATTCAGGGTCATGCAGAAGTCACTCAGCAAAGATCAGAAATCACAGCACAAG atTGAAAAGCTCACATGTCGAGACCGCTTCCCAGCCTACATGACTAACATTGTCATGATGCTGTTAATG ATTGGCGTTACGTTTGCcattgtgtttggtgtgatccTCTACCGTATCTCCACCAAAGCCGCTCTTCATATGAGCTCCAATCCGGTCACACGTAGCCACGTACAACTGACGGTTAAAACCACTGCAGCCATCATCAACCTGGTGGTCATCCTCATACTGGATGAGGTGTACGGAGCTGTGGCACGATGGCTCACTGTGTTAG AGGTTCCTAAAACAGACAAGAGTTTTGAGGAACGACTTATCTTCAAGACCTTCATTCTCAAGTTTGTCAATGCTTTCACCCCCATCATCTACATTGCTTTCTTCAGGGGAAG ACTGGTAGGTAGACCAGGCAGCTACCTGTACGTGTTTGAATCCTACAGAATGGAAGAG TGTGCTCATGGAGGCTGTCTGATGGAGCTGTGTATCCAGCTGAGTATCACCATGGTGGGGAAGCAGCTAATTCAGAACAACCTTTTTGAGATTGGCGTACC CAAGCTGAAGAAGCTGATTCGCTACATTAAGTCAAAGCAAGGGGCTTTtcaagaagaagagagaaagaagaagctGCAGAGATACGAAACGGACCACTTCCTGGAACCATTCGCTGGGTTAACACCTGAATATATGGAAATGA
- the LOC119486706 gene encoding anoctamin-1-like isoform X3, which produces MTEEAEVGVDLSPTSESEQQAPHFLQDVIFHGKFKLLKALTPEENTQCQHGLYFQDGQRRVDYVLTYPLKKPSGGRSGRQSSHLLTENAVARSLRRGPRSRDEHHRHHQAQRAKDSSSMPSSPVGDVELGCPGETSNGQEDHKMFRREEFEGKLRDMGLELEKDEETKISGVGFVKIHAPWNILCREAELMKLKMPTKKVYEVKQLSGVMEKINSLISKVVEPLHPHVEESQPKNIKHLSHTFSREKQHLFDLSDKDYFFDSRTRSSIVFEILKRTKCKAKYSMGITSLLGSGVYTAAYPLHDGDINEESAVPNDRKLLYEEWANYSVFYKYQPIGLVRKYFGEKIGLYFAWLGLYTQMLIPASLVGVIVFLYGCATVDDNIPSMEICHPRNNITMCPLCDRVCSYWKLSTACATARASHLFDNPATVFFSIFMALWAAMFMEHWKRRQMRLNYEWDLTGFEDEEEALKDHPRAEYEFRVMQKSLSKDQKSQHKIEKLTCRDRFPAYMTNIVMMLLMIGVTFAIVFGVILYRISTKAALHMSSNPVTRSHVQLTVKTTAAIINLVVILILDEVYGAVARWLTVLEVPKTDKSFEERLIFKTFILKFVNAFTPIIYIAFFRGRLVGRPGSYLYVFESYRMEECAHGGCLMELCIQLSITMVGKQLIQNNLFEIGVPKLKKLIRYIKSKQGAFQEEERKKKLQRYETDHFLEPFAGLTPEYMEMIIQFGFVTLFVASFPLAPLFALLNNIIEIRLDAKKFVAELRRPVAARAKDIGIWYNLLRGVANVAVIINV; this is translated from the exons ATGACAGAGGAGGCAGAAGTGGGAGTCGACCTCTCTCCAACCTCCGAGTCTGAGCAACAGGCTCCACATTTTCTACAAGATGTCATCTTCCACGGCAAGTTTAAG CTGCTGAAGGCTCTAACTCCAGAGGAAAATACCCAGTGCCAACATGGACTCTACTTCCAAGACGGTCAGCGGCGAGTAGACTACGTCCTCACCTACCCTTTGAAGAAGCCGTCCGGGGGCCGCTCCGGACGACAGTCGTCGCACCTTCTCACTGAAAATGCTGTCGCCCGCAGCCTACGCCGTGGCCCCCGTAGTCGCGACGAACATCACCGACATCACCAAGCACAAAGGGCGAAAGACTCGTCATCCATGCCATCGTCACCGGTGGGCGACGTGGAGCTGGGCTGTCCGGGAGAGACCTCCAATGGTCAAGAGGATCACAAGATGTTCAGGAGGGAGGAGTTTGAGGGAAAACTGAGAGACATGGGGCTGGAGCTGGAGAAAGATGAGGAG ACCAAGATTTCAGGAGTGGGATTTGTGAAGATTCATGCTCCCTGGAATATTCTCTGTCGAGAGGCCGAGTTAATGAAGCTAAAGATGCCCACCAAGAAG GTGTATGAAGTCAAACAGTTGAGTGGTGTTATGGAGAAGATCAACTCCCTGATCAGTAAAGTTGTGGAACCTCTCCACCCTCATGTTGAGGAAAGTCAACCCAAGAACatcaaacacctgtcacacactttctccAGGGAGAAACAACACCT gTTTGACCTCTCAGACAAAGATTACTTCTTTGACAGCAGAACAAGGAGTTCAATA gtttttgaaatactaaaaagaacaaaatgcaAGGCCAAGTACAGCATGG GTatcaccagtctcctgggtagTGGTGTCTATACAGCAGCTTACCCTCTTCATGAT GGAGATATTAATGAAGAGAGCGCAGTGCCCAATGACAGAAAG CTTTTGTATGAAGAGTGGGCAAACTACAGTGTCTTCTACAAGTACCAGCCCATCGGACTTGTACG gAAGTATTTTGGGGAGAAGATTGGTCTGTACTTTGCTTGGTTGGGTCTGTATACCCAGATGCTGATTCCTGCCTCTCTAGTCGGGGTCATTGTGTTTCTGTATGGATGTGCAACAGTCGATGATAACATACCAAg CATGGAGATCTGCCACCCACGGAACAACATCAccatgtgtcctctgtgtgaCAGAGTGTGCAGCTACTGGAAACTTAGTACTGCCTGTGCAACGGCCCGGGCCAGTCACCTGTTTGACAACCCTGCCACCGTTTTCTTCTCTATATTCATGGCTTTGTGGG CTGCCATGTTCATGGAGCATTGGAAGAGGAGGCAGATGAGACTGAACTATGAATGGGACCTGACTGGGTTTGAAGATGAGGAG GAAGCTCTCAAG GACCACCCAAGGGCCGAATATGAATTCAGGGTCATGCAGAAGTCACTCAGCAAAGATCAGAAATCACAGCACAAG atTGAAAAGCTCACATGTCGAGACCGCTTCCCAGCCTACATGACTAACATTGTCATGATGCTGTTAATG ATTGGCGTTACGTTTGCcattgtgtttggtgtgatccTCTACCGTATCTCCACCAAAGCCGCTCTTCATATGAGCTCCAATCCGGTCACACGTAGCCACGTACAACTGACGGTTAAAACCACTGCAGCCATCATCAACCTGGTGGTCATCCTCATACTGGATGAGGTGTACGGAGCTGTGGCACGATGGCTCACTGTGTTAG AGGTTCCTAAAACAGACAAGAGTTTTGAGGAACGACTTATCTTCAAGACCTTCATTCTCAAGTTTGTCAATGCTTTCACCCCCATCATCTACATTGCTTTCTTCAGGGGAAG ACTGGTAGGTAGACCAGGCAGCTACCTGTACGTGTTTGAATCCTACAGAATGGAAGAG TGTGCTCATGGAGGCTGTCTGATGGAGCTGTGTATCCAGCTGAGTATCACCATGGTGGGGAAGCAGCTAATTCAGAACAACCTTTTTGAGATTGGCGTACC CAAGCTGAAGAAGCTGATTCGCTACATTAAGTCAAAGCAAGGGGCTTTtcaagaagaagagagaaagaagaagctGCAGAGATACGAAACGGACCACTTCCTGGAACCATTCGCTGGGTTAACACCTGAATATATGGAAATGA TCATCCAGTTTGGTTTTGTTACATTGTTCGTGGCATCCTTCCCCCTGGCTCCACTCTTTGCTCTGCTCAACAACATCATTGAAATACGACTTGATGCCAAGAAATTTGTTGCTGAGTTGCGAAGACCAGTGGCAGCAAGAGCCAAAGATATTG GTATATGGTACAACTTACTAAGAGGGGTAGCAAATGTGGCCGTCATCATTAAT